The Candidatus Accumulibacter similis genome has a segment encoding these proteins:
- a CDS encoding HAMP domain-containing protein, giving the protein MSVRHRLMVLILAAIIALASVSAVAMVGISLLKTSQRESSERNRAQAIAGEASWLGVQYYQIIADAVINRDLAAARNSLQALDREAAHDLEALARDADTAQEKADVRRAQEGIQALRNLFHNELLPALSGQSPVSDTIREIDGKADTTVRDVRENLARLAESMDQEARHANEDFLATARTMMIAAMVISVLAAAGLIVAATLIARSILGPLDQVIRIARRVAAGDLSTDIEPRGSDEFAMLLRSCKEMQDGLRDIAAQLQGSSGNLSSMSSQMAATTTQLSVSTERQSEASMAIAATVEEMATSVAAIEDLAGSVRASASSSGDSGSAIIRRMVDSGRVTIDAVNRTAGEITQLNELSNQISTVVNVIREVADQTNLLALNAAIEAARAGELGRGFAVVADEVRKLAERTGQSTREIGDMIERIQRVTHDVANSIDAAVRQMGQVDEQSRDAEAAVNALSDQSKTIIDAVENIRTALLQQRTASEEIARKIEDTAQMSEENAASVTETATAAAQLEQLASTLMATAYRFKLA; this is encoded by the coding sequence ATGAGTGTCAGACATCGCCTCATGGTCCTGATTCTCGCAGCGATCATCGCACTGGCATCCGTGAGCGCGGTCGCCATGGTCGGCATTTCGCTGCTCAAGACATCGCAACGGGAAAGCAGCGAGCGCAACCGGGCGCAAGCGATTGCCGGCGAAGCCTCCTGGCTCGGCGTGCAGTACTACCAGATCATCGCGGACGCCGTGATCAACCGCGACCTTGCCGCCGCCAGGAATTCGCTGCAGGCGCTCGACAGGGAAGCCGCCCACGACCTTGAGGCGCTCGCGCGCGATGCCGACACGGCCCAGGAAAAGGCAGATGTTCGAAGGGCGCAGGAGGGCATTCAGGCATTGCGCAATCTCTTCCACAACGAACTGCTGCCCGCTTTGTCTGGCCAGAGCCCTGTTTCGGACACGATCCGCGAGATTGATGGCAAGGCCGACACGACGGTCCGCGACGTGCGCGAGAATTTGGCGCGTCTTGCCGAATCGATGGACCAGGAGGCCAGGCACGCCAACGAGGACTTTCTGGCCACTGCGCGGACGATGATGATTGCTGCGATGGTGATCTCCGTGCTCGCCGCTGCGGGCCTCATCGTCGCCGCAACGTTGATTGCTCGCTCGATCCTGGGACCATTGGACCAGGTGATCAGGATCGCGCGCCGCGTCGCCGCCGGCGATCTCAGTACCGATATCGAGCCACGCGGCAGCGACGAATTCGCCATGCTGCTTAGAAGCTGCAAGGAAATGCAGGATGGTCTGCGCGACATCGCCGCTCAGTTGCAGGGCAGCAGCGGCAACCTGTCGTCGATGAGCAGCCAGATGGCCGCAACCACCACCCAGCTCTCGGTCTCGACCGAGCGCCAGAGCGAAGCATCGATGGCCATCGCGGCAACCGTTGAGGAAATGGCGACCAGCGTTGCCGCCATCGAGGATCTGGCCGGATCGGTTCGGGCCTCGGCCAGCAGTTCAGGCGACTCCGGAAGCGCAATCATCCGGCGCATGGTCGACAGCGGTCGGGTGACCATCGACGCAGTGAATCGGACGGCTGGTGAGATCACCCAGCTCAACGAACTGTCGAACCAGATTTCGACGGTGGTCAACGTCATCCGCGAGGTCGCCGATCAGACCAACCTGCTCGCGCTGAACGCCGCGATCGAAGCCGCCCGGGCCGGCGAACTGGGCCGCGGATTCGCCGTCGTCGCCGATGAAGTGCGCAAACTGGCAGAGCGGACCGGGCAATCAACCCGTGAAATAGGCGACATGATCGAGCGCATCCAGAGGGTCACCCACGACGTGGCCAACAGCATCGATGCGGCAGTCCGCCAGATGGGCCAGGTCGACGAGCAGTCTCGCGATGCCGAAGCAGCGGTCAACGCGCTCAGCGATCAATCGAAAACCATCATCGATGCCGTCGAGAATATCCGCACCGCACTGCTTCAACAGCGGACGGCCAGCGAAGAAATAGCGCGCAAGATCGAAGACACCGCGCAAATGAGCGAGGAGAACGCCGCATCGGTCACCGAAACCGCCACTGCGGCAGCGCAACTGGAACAGCTCGCCAGCACACTGATGGCTACCGCCTACCGCTTCAAGCTCGCCTGA